CCGGTGCCTTTGGCCGCTCGAAAGCTGACCCGCTGGCTCGAAGGTCGCTTCAACCAGGAAACCACCCATGCAGGACATCACGCCGACTGAGATCAAGCAGTTCATCGTCCGAACCCTTGACCTCGAAGACATCCGGCCCGAAGAGATCGGCGACGAGCAGCCCTTGTTCAAGGATGGCCTCGGCCTCGACTCCATCGATGCCTTCGAGCTGGGATTGGCCCTCAAGAAGGCCTACAAGCTCAACCTCGAAAGCGAGGAGACCTCCACCTTCGCCCACCATTTCCGCACGGCCGCCAGCCTCGCGGCCTTCGTCTCGAGCCACCGCCAGGTGACCATCTGAACTCCGGAGTACCCCCCATGGTGATGACCGAGCAGGACATCCTCGTCAAGCTGCGCGAAGTCCTTTCCGATTCCTTCCAGCTCGATCCCGCCTCCATCCACCTCGACTCGCACCTGTTCAAGGATCTGGACCTGGACAGCATCGATGCCGTGGAGCTCGCCATCCAGCTCCAGGAGTTCACGGGCCGCCGCGTGAGCGCCCAGGACTTCAAGGACGTGCGGACCGTGCGGGACGTGGTGGCGGCGATCCACAAGATGCTGTCGTGATCCCCTACCCCCAGGCGCTGAAGGCGCTGCCTTCCACCCCCGGGGGCTACTCGCTGCGCGTGGAACCCAGGCATCCGGCCTTCGACGGCCACTTCCCCGGCCAACCCATCCTCTCCGGCCTCATCCAGGTCGACTGGGCCGCCCGCCTGGGGCAGGACACCTTCGGCCCCCTGGGAACCTTCCAGGGCGTGGAGCACCTGAAGTTCCAGGCCCCCATCCGGCCGGACGAACCCCTGGAGCTGCACCTCGACTGGACGCCAGACGCACGGCAATTGCGGTTCCGGTACACGGGAAGCCAGGGACCGAAATCTGCGGGGATCCTCGTCTTCACGCCGGCCCCATGACCTTCCGTCCCTGCCTCGTCGTGCCGGTGTACAACCCCGGGCCCGCCCTGGGCCGGACCCTCGACGCCCTCCTGGCCTGCGGGCATCCCCTCTTCATTCACGACGATGGCAGCGATGAGGCCACCCGGCGCCAGCTCGAGGCGGCGGCCGCGGCCCAGCCCGGCCTCCGGCTGTCCCGGTGGCCCGTGAACCGGGGCAAGGGCGCGGCCGTGGTGGAGGCCCTCCGCCGCGCCCGGGCCGAGGGCTTCACCCATGCCCTCCAGGTGGATGCGGACGGCCAGCACGATGCCGCCGCGGTCGCCCCGTTCCTGGTGCTCGGCGAGGCGCGGCCGGACGCCGTCATCGCCGGAGTGCCGGTCTACGATGCCTCCGTGCCCGCCGCCCGGAAATTCGGCCGCCGCTTCACCCATGCCTGGGTCTGGCTGGAGACCCTCTCCTTCGACATCGGGGACTCCCTCTGCGGCTTCCGGCTCTATCCCCTCGAAGCCGTGGGCCGGCTCCTCGCGCACACCACCCTGCCGGCCCGCATGGACTTCGACACGGCGGCCATCGTGCGCCTCCACTGGGCGGGGGTGCCGGTGGTGAACGCCCCGGTCCGGGTGGTCTATCCCGAGGACGGCGTCTCCCACTTCCACCTGGTCCGCGACAACCTGCGGCTGACGCGGATGCACACCCGGCTGGTGCTGGGCATGCTCCTCCGCCTGCCGGTCCTGCTTGGGCGGCGCTTCCGGCGCGAGGCCCCCCGGGACCACCGGTGGACCAGGATCCGGGAGCGGGGCACGGCCCTCGGCCTGCGCACCGCCCACCTGATCTTCCGCCTGACGGGGGCACGCGGCCTCCGCTGGCTCACGGAGATCCTGGCCGCCTATTTCTTCCTGACGGGCCGCGCCGCGCGCCGGGCCTCGAGCCAGTACCTCGACCGCCTCTTCCGCCATGCGGGGCCCCTCCCGGACCTGCCCGTGAAACCCGGGCTCCGGGCCCAGTACCGGCACATCCGGACCTTCGCCCTCTCCTATGTGGACCGCTTCCTGGCCTGGATGGACGCCAGCGACGCCGAGCTGGTCTTCCCCGAAGAGCAGGCCTTCCAG
This DNA window, taken from Geothrix edaphica, encodes the following:
- a CDS encoding phosphopantetheine-binding protein, whose translation is MQDITPTEIKQFIVRTLDLEDIRPEEIGDEQPLFKDGLGLDSIDAFELGLALKKAYKLNLESEETSTFAHHFRTAASLAAFVSSHRQVTI
- a CDS encoding acyl carrier protein; the protein is MVMTEQDILVKLREVLSDSFQLDPASIHLDSHLFKDLDLDSIDAVELAIQLQEFTGRRVSAQDFKDVRTVRDVVAAIHKMLS
- a CDS encoding glycosyltransferase family 2 protein, translated to MTFRPCLVVPVYNPGPALGRTLDALLACGHPLFIHDDGSDEATRRQLEAAAAAQPGLRLSRWPVNRGKGAAVVEALRRARAEGFTHALQVDADGQHDAAAVAPFLVLGEARPDAVIAGVPVYDASVPAARKFGRRFTHAWVWLETLSFDIGDSLCGFRLYPLEAVGRLLAHTTLPARMDFDTAAIVRLHWAGVPVVNAPVRVVYPEDGVSHFHLVRDNLRLTRMHTRLVLGMLLRLPVLLGRRFRREAPRDHRWTRIRERGTALGLRTAHLIFRLTGARGLRWLTEILAAYFFLTGRAARRASSQYLDRLFRHAGPLPDLPVKPGLRAQYRHIRTFALSYVDRFLAWMDASDAELVFPEEQAFQDLIRSGRGALFLSAHLGHLDMLRGLGAARGIQGLNAVIYSEHVIRFQELLGRINPNYNANLIHVAEAGPETALLLEERIARGESLFIVGDRPPASENGRTLDIPFLGRDAPFPIGPLFLAHLLQCPVYLFFCIKDGPRYRIHMEPFAERVDLPRKGREVALRSWLGRYAQAIEARCRETPFQWFNFYDFWGEAEPLPLPPIAPPAGSPRP